The Anopheles merus strain MAF chromosome 2L, AmerM5.1, whole genome shotgun sequence genome has a segment encoding these proteins:
- the LOC121592113 gene encoding PTB domain-containing adapter protein ced-6 isoform X2 codes for MASTLMFWNKQNSNSNQNGNDAKNTKNGRNWLHAPDVLVNGHVAYLVKYLGSTPVEQPKGIEVVKEAIRRLQFTQQMKKAEGGGNVKTKKVEITISVDGVAIQEPRSLTIMHQFPLHKISYCADEKGVKKFFSFIAKTGTGATPTSSIASSGDDTNSSNNSTTSNGTEDRHECFVFISNKLASDITLTIGQAFDLAYRRYVSDSGKSLESVKLLAQKKQLEHTIAAYRQRLRDLSELVSKSDLDKLLLKMGIRDICDVPALENGVDGHNNYTSNNNNINSNNHNVNGTKTPDLGIDVSLPNNDDQLLIETSPKHFAPIVPPRNGIQNQINNTLEAFKPSVGTKLEGLLLNSDSDSDFDPRAPDTDTSISTGGGNKISNDLFGFEPPKPTSATLGQQLFGSVTNNGHNNGFTNGNGAVTNGFGAPNSPPPMLAPPPAKSAPRRTVPQTNGTTNGTSAYQDLFGSAPFNPQGNDTTKNGFFSSDDVLDTFDPLKK; via the exons ATGGCTTCTACGCTGATGTTCTGGAACAAGCAGAACTCCAACTCCAACCAAAATGGAAACGATGCCaagaacacaaaaaatggCCGCAACTGGTTGCACGCGCCAGACGTGCTCGTCAACGGGCACGTCGCCTATCTAGTCAAA TACCTCGGCAGTACTCCCGTGGAGCAGCCGAAGGGCATCGAGGTCGTCAAGGAAGCCATCCGGAGGCTGCAGTTCACACAGCAGATGAAGAAAGCCGAGGGCGGTGGCAATGTAAAGACAAAAAAGGTCGAAATCACCATCAGTGTGGACGGCGTAGCAATACAG GAACCGCGGTCGCTGACCATTATGCACCAGTTTCCGCTGCACAAAATATCCTACTGTGCGGACGAGAAGGGCGTGAAGAAGTTCTTCAGCTTCATCGCTAAAACGGGCACGGGTGCAACGCCGACGTCCTCTATCGCCTCTTCCGGCGATGATACGAACAGCTCCAACAACTCGACCACCAGCAACGGTACCGAGGATCGGCACGAGTGTTTCGTGTTCATCTCCAACAAGCTAGCGTCGGACATTACGCTGACGATCGGGCAGGCATTCGATCTTGCCTACAG GCGCTACGTTAGCGACAGTGGCAAATCGCTCGAGTCGGTCAAACTGCTGGCCCAGAAGAAGCAGCTGGAACACACGATCGCCGCCTACCGACAACGGCTGCGCGATCTGTCCGAGCTGGTCTCAAAATCGGACCTGGacaagctgctgctgaagaTGGGCATTCGGGATATTTGCGATGTGCCGGCGCTAGAGAATGGTGTCGATGGCCATAATAACTACACCAGCAATAataacaacatcaacagcaacaaccacaaTGTGAATGGTACCAAGACGCCAGACTTGG GAATTGATGTCTCGCTACCCAACAATGATGATCAGCTGTTGATCGAAACGTCACCAAAACACTTTGCACCGATCGTACCTCCGAGAAACGGTATTCAGAATCAG ATCAACAACACGCTGGAAGCGTTCAAGCCATCGGTCGGCACCAAGCTGGAGGGATTGCTGCTCAACTCCGACTCGGACAGTGACTTTGATCCTCGGGCGCCCGACACCGACACCAGCATCTCTACGGGCGGTGGCAACAAGATCAGCAACGATCTGTTCGGTTTCGAGCCGCCAAAGCCAACCAGTGCCACCCTTGGCCAGCAGCTCTTTGGCAGCGTCACCAACAATGGGCACAACAATGGTTTCACCAACGGCAACGGTGCCGTCACCAATGGTTTCGGTGCTCCGAACAGCCCTCCTCCAATGT TGGCTCCTCCACCGGCAAAGTCGGCACCACGGCGAACGGTACCACAGACCAATGGAACCACCAACGGTACGAGCGCATATCAGGACTTGTTCGGATCGGCCCCATTCAATCCGCAGGGCAATGAT ACGACCAAGAACGGTTTCTTTAGCTCCGACGATGTGCTGGATACGTTCGATCCGCTAAAGAAGTAA
- the LOC121592113 gene encoding PTB domain-containing adapter protein ced-6 isoform X1 gives MASTLMFWNKQNSNSNQNGNDAKNTKNGRNWLHAPDVLVNGHVAYLVKYLGSTPVEQPKGIEVVKEAIRRLQFTQQMKKAEGGGNVKTKKVEITISVDGVAIQEPRSLTIMHQFPLHKISYCADEKGVKKFFSFIAKTGTGATPTSSIASSGDDTNSSNNSTTSNGTEDRHECFVFISNKLASDITLTIGQAFDLAYRRYVSDSGKSLESVKLLAQKKQLEHTIAAYRQRLRDLSELVSKSDLDKLLLKMGIRDICDVPALENGVDGHNNYTSNNNNINSNNHNVNGTKTPDLGIDVSLPNNDDQLLIETSPKHFAPIVPPRNGIQNQINNTLEAFKPSVGTKLEGLLLNSDSDSDFDPRAPDTDTSISTGGGNKISNDLFGFEPPKPTSATLGQQLFGSVTNNGHNNGFTNGNGAVTNGFGAPNSPPPMLAPPPAKSAPRRTVPQTNGTTNGTSAYQDLFGSAPFNPQGNDDSQTAALEDSSSFANSSASTQSGFGPFSQEVNVLSKNSYHLDSILAYGDGCNGASALQGSTTTTTTTSSTGTTAANLASKLNPFAAAIRSNPLAAVQHKAAAYDVFKNATGDKERLTTNTDDQERFL, from the exons ATGGCTTCTACGCTGATGTTCTGGAACAAGCAGAACTCCAACTCCAACCAAAATGGAAACGATGCCaagaacacaaaaaatggCCGCAACTGGTTGCACGCGCCAGACGTGCTCGTCAACGGGCACGTCGCCTATCTAGTCAAA TACCTCGGCAGTACTCCCGTGGAGCAGCCGAAGGGCATCGAGGTCGTCAAGGAAGCCATCCGGAGGCTGCAGTTCACACAGCAGATGAAGAAAGCCGAGGGCGGTGGCAATGTAAAGACAAAAAAGGTCGAAATCACCATCAGTGTGGACGGCGTAGCAATACAG GAACCGCGGTCGCTGACCATTATGCACCAGTTTCCGCTGCACAAAATATCCTACTGTGCGGACGAGAAGGGCGTGAAGAAGTTCTTCAGCTTCATCGCTAAAACGGGCACGGGTGCAACGCCGACGTCCTCTATCGCCTCTTCCGGCGATGATACGAACAGCTCCAACAACTCGACCACCAGCAACGGTACCGAGGATCGGCACGAGTGTTTCGTGTTCATCTCCAACAAGCTAGCGTCGGACATTACGCTGACGATCGGGCAGGCATTCGATCTTGCCTACAG GCGCTACGTTAGCGACAGTGGCAAATCGCTCGAGTCGGTCAAACTGCTGGCCCAGAAGAAGCAGCTGGAACACACGATCGCCGCCTACCGACAACGGCTGCGCGATCTGTCCGAGCTGGTCTCAAAATCGGACCTGGacaagctgctgctgaagaTGGGCATTCGGGATATTTGCGATGTGCCGGCGCTAGAGAATGGTGTCGATGGCCATAATAACTACACCAGCAATAataacaacatcaacagcaacaaccacaaTGTGAATGGTACCAAGACGCCAGACTTGG GAATTGATGTCTCGCTACCCAACAATGATGATCAGCTGTTGATCGAAACGTCACCAAAACACTTTGCACCGATCGTACCTCCGAGAAACGGTATTCAGAATCAG ATCAACAACACGCTGGAAGCGTTCAAGCCATCGGTCGGCACCAAGCTGGAGGGATTGCTGCTCAACTCCGACTCGGACAGTGACTTTGATCCTCGGGCGCCCGACACCGACACCAGCATCTCTACGGGCGGTGGCAACAAGATCAGCAACGATCTGTTCGGTTTCGAGCCGCCAAAGCCAACCAGTGCCACCCTTGGCCAGCAGCTCTTTGGCAGCGTCACCAACAATGGGCACAACAATGGTTTCACCAACGGCAACGGTGCCGTCACCAATGGTTTCGGTGCTCCGAACAGCCCTCCTCCAATGT TGGCTCCTCCACCGGCAAAGTCGGCACCACGGCGAACGGTACCACAGACCAATGGAACCACCAACGGTACGAGCGCATATCAGGACTTGTTCGGATCGGCCCCATTCAATCCGCAGGGCAATGAT GACTCCCAGACAGCAGCATTGGAAGACAGTTCCTCCTTTGCCAACAGCTCGGCCAGCACCCAATCAGGCTTCGGTCCGTTCTCGCAAGAGGTGAACGTTTTGAGCAAAAATTCCTACCATCTCGATTCGATCCTTGCCTACGGTGATGGGTGCAATGGTGCAAGCGCATTGCAAggaagcaccaccaccacgaccaccaccagcagcacagGAACTACCGCTGCTAATTTGGCCTCAAAATTGAATCCCTTCGCTGCGGCCATTCGCAGCAATCCGCTGGCGGCCGTGCAGCACAAGGCCGCCGCGTACGACGTGTTCAAGAACGCGACGGGCGACAAGGAACGGTTAACCACTAACACCG ACGACCAAGAACGGTTTCTTTAG